A region of Deinococcus detaillensis DNA encodes the following proteins:
- a CDS encoding Eco57I restriction-modification methylase domain-containing protein, which produces MLQPNILEKRFASVTEEKSTGATYTPIELADFVAEKIVEEFQVSPGKTIHILDPAAGEGELLLSLLSKLTVPLTTKIIVHGFDTNSRALNRTKARISQAFPIIQTRLYPSDFLEFAFSTYEDRVGLFSDSVIPKKFDLIIANPPYVRTQIMGADKSRKLSQNSGLSGKIDLYHVFLAGIAQVLDSKGRAGIIVSNRFMTTKGGGSLRELLREKFRLRHVWDLGDTKLFNAAVLPAVILAEGISDSTSKTEILFSTIYETRETSQALADSPIAALAMQGIVSLTDGRNFKVEHGLLDTTGKDSLWRIATAKSDAWLAIVKSHTWGAFRDIGKIRVGVKTCADKIFIRSDWGAPEDQPELLRPLTTHHNSRRFRPKDSKKSSAILYPHEVVQAQRRASDLDLYPKTKAYLERHREKLEDRSYVIEGGRKWYELWVPQDPEAWAAPKLVFRDISEKPTFWLDLEGTVVNGDCYWLTPLNKTDEHLLWLAAAVANSTFIEAFYDHRFNNKLYAGRRRFITQYVEQFPLPNPSSLIAQEITALAKVAYNTSSSSELEAIEAKIDTMVWQAFGLDSEETTR; this is translated from the coding sequence ATGTTACAGCCCAATATTTTAGAAAAGCGTTTCGCTTCAGTAACTGAGGAGAAGTCTACTGGAGCCACTTACACTCCTATCGAACTAGCAGACTTTGTAGCAGAAAAGATTGTAGAAGAGTTCCAAGTCTCACCTGGGAAAACCATCCATATTCTTGATCCCGCTGCCGGTGAAGGTGAACTCTTATTGAGCCTACTGTCAAAGCTGACTGTACCTCTTACTACAAAGATCATAGTCCATGGATTCGATACAAATTCGAGAGCACTTAACAGAACGAAAGCGAGAATTTCTCAGGCATTCCCCATCATACAAACCCGACTTTATCCATCCGACTTTTTAGAATTTGCATTTTCAACCTATGAAGATAGGGTAGGCCTATTTTCAGATAGCGTTATCCCTAAAAAGTTTGATCTTATAATTGCTAATCCACCATACGTAAGAACTCAAATAATGGGGGCAGATAAATCAAGAAAGCTGTCTCAAAATTCTGGACTATCCGGAAAAATTGATCTGTATCACGTTTTTCTAGCTGGTATTGCCCAGGTATTAGATTCAAAAGGCAGGGCCGGAATTATTGTATCTAATCGCTTCATGACCACTAAAGGAGGCGGTTCTTTAAGAGAACTTTTGCGTGAAAAGTTTAGACTCCGCCATGTATGGGATTTAGGGGACACCAAACTATTTAATGCCGCCGTACTCCCCGCCGTCATTTTAGCTGAAGGCATTAGTGATAGTACGAGCAAAACGGAGATCCTTTTTAGTACGATCTATGAAACTAGGGAAACAAGCCAGGCTCTGGCTGACAGCCCTATTGCTGCCCTTGCTATGCAAGGGATAGTTAGCCTTACTGATGGCCGTAACTTTAAGGTTGAACATGGATTACTAGATACAACCGGAAAAGACAGCCTCTGGCGTATTGCTACGGCTAAGAGTGACGCATGGTTAGCTATAGTTAAATCTCACACATGGGGCGCTTTCCGTGACATTGGAAAGATTCGGGTTGGTGTCAAAACTTGTGCCGATAAGATATTTATTCGCAGTGACTGGGGAGCCCCCGAAGATCAACCAGAACTGCTGCGGCCTTTAACTACACACCATAATTCCCGCCGATTTCGTCCTAAGGACTCAAAAAAATCTTCCGCTATCTTGTATCCCCATGAAGTGGTGCAGGCCCAACGTCGGGCCAGCGATCTCGACCTTTATCCCAAAACAAAAGCTTATCTGGAACGGCATCGGGAAAAGCTTGAAGACCGCTCATATGTTATTGAGGGGGGGAGAAAGTGGTATGAGCTATGGGTCCCACAGGACCCAGAAGCTTGGGCTGCACCAAAGCTCGTCTTTCGGGACATTTCAGAGAAACCTACATTCTGGCTTGATCTAGAGGGAACAGTTGTCAATGGGGATTGCTATTGGCTAACTCCGTTGAACAAAACCGATGAGCATTTGCTGTGGCTTGCAGCAGCTGTAGCCAATTCAACTTTCATAGAAGCCTTCTATGATCATCGTTTTAATAATAAACTTTATGCGGGCAGGCGTAGATTCATTACGCAATATGTAGAGCAATTTCCTCTACCCAATCCATCTTCCCTAATTGCACAAGAGATTACTGCTCTTGCCAAAGTAGCTTACAATACATCTTCTTCTTCTGAATTAGAAGCTATAGAGGCTAAAATTGATACAATGGTCTGGCAAGCGTTTGGATTAGACTCCGAAGAAACCACTCGGTAA